From a region of the Phragmites australis chromosome 21, lpPhrAust1.1, whole genome shotgun sequence genome:
- the LOC133904042 gene encoding uncharacterized protein LOC133904042: MGKDIRSFPLPDIDEALDMANDVPREIFEESMISVDNEHTTLSDSLNVEQRVAYDEILATVDNNERGMFFVDGSGGTGKTFLYKALLAMVRGQGKIAVATAASGVAASLMPGGRTAHSRFKIPLTIDDEGFCSITKQSGTTKLLQVVSLIMWDEASMTKRQAMEALDNSMCDVMGRSNVLFGEKTVVFGGDFRQVLPIVRKGSRSQIVDSMLRKSYLWERMRHLRLMRNRGLRVTHGLRNTCCASRKQFSIRLSFAMTINKSQGQTIPNFDVYLPQLVFSHGQLYVALSRATTRRNIKILATLDEGKKKEKGSKQSEICTKNIIYREVLTL, encoded by the exons ATGGGGAAGGATATAAGATCGTTCCCTCTTCCTGATATCGATGAGGCACTTGACATGGCAAACGATGTGCCGAGAGAGATATTTGAGGAGTCTATGATCAGTGTGGACAATGAGCACACAACCTTATCTGACTCCCTCAACGTCGAGCAGAGGGTCGCCTACGATGAGATTCTAGCTACGGTTGACAACAACGAAAGAGGCATGTTCTTCGTTGATGGCTCGGGAGGCACAGGGAAGACTTTTCTTTACAAGGCACTACTTGCTATGGTCCGCGGCCAGGGGAAGATCGCCGTGGCAACGGCTGCATCTGGTGTTGCCGCTTCTCTAATGCCCGGAGGAAGAACCGCGCACTCGCGATTCAAGATACCTCTGACCATTGATGATGAGGGTTTCTGTAGTATCACAAAGCAGAGTGGGACGACTAAGCTTTTGCAGGTGGTGTCACTGATTATGTGGGATGAAGCCTCCATGACTAAGAGGCAGGCGATGGAGGCCTTGGACAACAGCATGTGCGATGTAATGGGCCGGTCAAATGTCCTGTTCGGCGAGAAGACGGTTGTGTTTGGTGGTGACTTTAGGCAGGTCCTCCCTATTGTCCGAAAGGGGTCAAGGTCTCAGATAGTTGATTCGATGCTGCGCAAGTCCTACCTGTGGGAGCGCATGCGACATCTACGGCTCATGCGTAATAGAGGGCTCAGAGTGACCCATGGTTTGCGGAATACCTGTTGTGCATCG CGGAAGCAGTTTTCTATCAGGCTCAGCTTCGCCATGACAATCAACAAGTCACAGGGACAGACCATCCCGAATTTCGACGTGTACCTTCCCCAGCTAGTGTTCTCTCATGGCCAGCTATACGTCGCGTTATCTAGAGCCACTACCAGAAGGAACATCAAGATCCTCGCCACCCTGGATGAAGgtaagaaaaaggagaagggCTCAAAGCAGAGTGAGATATGCACTAAAAATATCATCTACAGAGAGGTCCTCACACTATAG
- the LOC133903657 gene encoding uncharacterized protein LOC133903657 — MQQRRVASGRPSGTDGSDFSYRMVVDSRYQRVAEGRSRLARLILVQALHQVAGGALLLLSLSKGVEANKFAVLSVAAGLLAIVVGELGRRRTMAVLLRLYTSLSSIAVAFSVTCIIRSELFLKVMKQNTAAITSYELIDAVRVALGVLLQLVVIATTTRLLQNMSPPKRAS; from the exons ATGCAGCAGCGGCGCGTCGCCTCCGGCCGGCCGTCAGGAACGGACGGCTCCGACTTCTCCTACCGCATGGTCGTCGACTCCC GGTACCAGAGGGTCGCTGAGGGTAGATCCCGCCTGGCCCGCCTCATCCTCGTGCAG GCGCTGCACCAGGTGGCCGGGGGCGCGCTTCTGTTGCTCTCGTTGTCCAAGGGGGTGGAGGCGAACAAGTTCGCAGTGCTGTCAGTAGCCGCGGGACTGCTGGCTATTGTGGTGGGGGAATTAG GGCGGAGGCGGACAATGGCAGTGCTGCTTCGGCTGTACACAAGCTTGTCATCAATTGCTGTTGCATTCTCTGTGACGTGCATTATTCGGTCAGAATTGTTCTTGAAG GTTATGAAGCAGAACACAGCAGCCATAACAAGCTATGAACTGATCGATGCGGTTCGTGTTGCCCTCG GTGTCCTGCTGCAATTGGTGGTCATAGCTACAACTACCAGACTTCTGCAAAATATGTCTCCTCCCAAGAGAGCTTCATGA